The Arachidicoccus terrestris genome includes the window CGCAATTCCAATAGCATGTCCATAAATTCTGCCATTTTAGCTTTATCTACTGCCATTTAGTTTTCAATTTATATGGTAAACGTATTTTTGCAGGATTCCCGTTCTTCCAGTGTTATTCAAGTTAGCTCAAACTAGCTCAAAATTGTGGCCATAGCCATCGTATAATATCGGAAGTGCAGGCTCCCCGTAGCAACCTTTCAATATAGAAAAGTCAGGCGCAGCTGTTCCATAACTTCAGGCCGCACCCTGACTTTTCCTCCCAATTTTTACAGTACCCCTGGTACTACCGGGTAATTAAGCTGTTAAAACAGACTTTACCAGCTGCGCATCAACGCCCAAAAGTGAAGCTACTTTGTGCGGCGCTTTTTTTAAATCAGGAAAACTTTGAAGAAAGCGTTTGATCATTTCTCTTCTTGCCCATTCCTTTCCACGGGCTTCCCCACGAGCCTCTCCTCGAGCCTCTCCTCGTGCTTCTCCACGTTTTTCTCCACGTTTTTCCCCCGCTCTGATACGATCCCTTAGGCGCAATTCAAGCACCATGTCCATAAATTCTTCCATCTTGATTCTGTTTAAATTTTCGGCAATACTTAATACCTGATCGAAGGAGCCATCCTTCAAAAAAGCAGGCAGTTCGGTGTGTTTTATATTAAAATCACCTCCCAGCCTATGAAAGTTATTCAACAGGAAAAGCCATTTATCCCGCTCAGAATAGGCAGTTGGCTTATTAATGGCGGCCTTTGGCAGATCAATCATCATTTTCCAGTCCTTATTATTGAATAGCTCACCACGGCCGTCAGCGTCCATACTTACATATTCATACATCCACACGTCCGGTCCTTTTCTCCCCAGGTCAAAATCCGCCAGCCCCAATACAAAAATTGGCACCTGCTCAAAATTCCAGCCCCGCCCTTTTTCCGCATACATCGCGCGTGTCTTACCTTCATACAGAGAAATCCGGTCGAAGTAAAAATCCTGCTCCTGTCTTTGCATTTCCGTCACAAAAACCGCCCGGGTCTCCGGCTCCTGCCAGACAACATCCGGAAGTACGTTTCTCGCATCCTGCGTGTCTCCCAAAAAATCTGCAGACTGCAAAACCAGATCATTAATTTCCGTTCGGTGGCCCCAAAAGGCACGGAGAAAAGGGATCGCTACGGCGTCTTTATGCCCTTTCCTCCCAAAAAGCGCCTGAAGGCCGCATCTCTTTTTAACTCCTCCAACTCCTGCTTCAATAACAAAGCGCCATCTTCATCATTAAAAGATGATTTTCTATAGACGCTATCATCACTGGCTTCATCCTCCCGGACTTCATGATTTCCAAAATTTCCATCCTTATCCACAAACATAGAATAAGAGACAGGTACAGATTGTTTGTACAACATAGCATTATTATTCATAGACATAACATTTTAAGTAAGACTCACAGCAATGCTGCATCTTACAGAAATAAAAAGGATAATTCCGGCAATAATTGTAGGTTAAATAGCAGTAGAACAATTCCATATGTATAAGCAACAAAACAATCATCCACTGCTGGAACAAAGATACAGCAATATAATCCCAATACCAAAAAAATGGCTTGAAAATAATAAAAAACTTAGTCAAATGCCAATCTCTTTCATGAGAAAGCACTTCAAAGCCGCTCCCCGCTACCTCATAAACTGTGGGGCCTTATAGAGTTTACCGTATATCAGACACATTCTGTTTATCATGTTTATAGTCATCTTTTACCTCCAGAATTAGCAGATTTTCTTTCAACTTAGAAGGTCGCTTTTCGGTCCGGCAAACACATTGCATAGGCTCAATATAAAGAAATGCCACAATACACCAAACGGGCATTGTGGCATTTTCTTTATCGGACGTTTTCAAAAACCGATTAACGAAGGAGCATGAGCGCTAGAACAGCTGATCCAGTTTTTCCTGCAGCGCTTCTCCCCTCAGATTCTGTGCGATAATCTTTCCTTTGGGATCAATCAGAAAATTTGCCGGAACGGCGTGGATCCCGTATAAGGCGGCCACTTCATTTTTCCAGCCTTTCAAATCAGACACTTGTTGCCAGAGCAGCCCATCTTTTTTAATGGCCTGCAGCCACTTGGCCTTGTCATTGTCCAGACTCACGGAAAGCACCGTAAATCCTTTATCATGAAACCGGTCATAGGCTTTGAGGACATTCGGGCTCTCCGCTCTGCAAGGGGCACACCAACTGGCCCAGAATTCCAGTAATACGTACTTTCCTTTATAATCAGCCAGCTTTACGGATAGACCGGCTGTGTCAGCCTGGGCAAATCCGGGCGCGTTTTTACCGACCTGTACCCTGCTAAGTGTAGCGATCCGGTCACCCAGTTCCAGGCCCTGTTGGGAATGTTGTACGGCCTGCGAAAATCCTGCGAATAAGGCCTTACTTTCTTCCAGCGTGTTATCATTGACATAATGCAGGAGCTCCCAGGCAGCAGCGATACTGCCCGGATGGCTTTTAATAAAATCCATCTGTAATTTTCTGGAAAGATCGTTTTGTGTATTTCTGGCAGACTCAAAGGCCGTCTTATAGTTTTGGGCCGCCACTGAGTCACCCGCCTTATAGGCAGCCATCCACTTTTCATATACCGCCTGTACAGGTTTTCTGGATTGGAGCTGAGCGTGATTATAAGCGGCATATTCATTCACAACCGGACTGCCCTTTACACCTACATCATAAATGGCATTCAGGTCTCCTTTTACGGTAATCATACCTTTATCCAGATACAGGTCGACCTTCAGCGAATAATCATGATTAAACAGCATGGCAAAACAAGGTTCAGAAATGGTATCCGTAATACTGAATTTCCCGTCTTTGGTCACCACGGTATCGGCTTTCATCTTACCGAAAGTACCGAAGCCCAGATACACCTCGCCATCCGGCAAATTGGCGATATTGCCGTTTAATGTAAAACGTTGCTGCTGCGCGAAACCCTTTAGACTGAAAACCGTCATGATCATTAAAATAATAAAGAGCATAAGACCGGCCGGACGGCTCTTTACTTCATTTTTTTTAGCAGCAAATGAATAAGTAACCGCGTTCACGGCGCCATTGATTATCTGTGGTGTTCTCATTTCAATTTGATTTAAATATTTATGGATTAAAAAATTGACTTGTCATAAAATGCTTACTGTTCCCGGAAGGCCATATCAATGATTTTTCCCGGCAATCCTTCTATTTTCTTAATAAGAGTCCCGTCCTGTCCTGTACGGATATCCAGAAAGTAAAGAGTGCCTTCTGTACCTACCACCAAGGTGTTTGCATCCTGTAGTTTCACCATAGTGACCGTTTTTCCGCCGAAGGCGGTTTTCACCAGCCTGAAATCTTCATTGATCGGGTTATAGCGGTATACCTTATCCTTATAGCTGAAAAACAGGATCTGACTGGACGTCGCTGCCCATAGCGTGGCAGGGCTGATCAGTTCCTGCCTGGCAAAGGGCCGCCTGGTCAACGCCTCGAATTCAAAAGGCCCGTTAAAATTCGTTTTCATGCTGCATTCATAAATGCTGTCATTGGGCGCTATAAAATAGCCAAAACAAAGCCCGCCGGCAATCTGCTGGAGATGCATCAGGTCCATGCCTACATTTTTAGGGTCAAAGCTATCGCCCTTGACCACATAATCCGGTCCAAAGAATGTCGCGTCGCCGTAAAGGTTAAACCGGACAAATTGCTTTTTATGCTGATCAAATCCAATGTAATTACCGGGGCCAAAAGTGCCTGTATAATCGAAGACCATCTCCGGTGAAAGACTGTAATCCCCTGCCGCTCCCTGGCCGAACATGCCATAAGTGGGTGCCTGATTCCAGGTAGAGGTCGTACCGTTATACAGCCGGTCCCCGATAATGCCGGAAATAACACCCAGCGGGTTGACAAACATATGATTGGGAAGCAGGCTTCCCTTAGGTGCGTCAAAAAAATTATCTTTCAGTGTTTTGATCACTTTAAAATCATTGGCATCCACCTGGATCCCCGTATTTTCGCCGCTCTTCCCGAAAATCCAGTAGCTGGCAACAGGCGGCTGATAGGCCTCCGGGATCGCCAGGATCTGCGTGGGTGCGGAGGGCAGCGACTGACCGGGATTCACTGCCTCAAATAAATAAGGCTGCACCGTGCCATCCGGCTTGATAAAGGACAATACGGTCTTCTCCGCTTCACTGCTGAGCACGGTCATACCCTTAGAGAATGCAGTCTTGCCCACGAGGGTAAAATCCTTAAAATACTTCATACCATTGGCCGTATTCTCAATGGCAAATCGCCCCGTAAATGATTTAGGGCCCAACCCGAAAATGATCCTGAGATCCTTGCCTTCATAGTGGCGGTCTGTGTCGGACGCCGTCACAGGAGGCACATGTATGGTCCAACTATATTTCAGCTGTCCGGCCGTACTGCCTTGCAGCTGCACATCCGGAGCAATGACCAGGCTGTCTCCCACAAACACTTCATAGACACTGTCCATATTTCGAATGACAGGAGCAGCGGGCAGCTGATAGGTGTAATTTCCCTTATCCTTGTAACAGGAGCTGACAAGCAGTACCAACCCCAGGCAGAGAACAGAACTATAAGAAAAGACTTTGTGTAGTCGCATAATCATACGATTTAAAAAATGACTTAATGAACCTGATCACCATTTTCATCTATAAAAAAGAAGCTGCCGGCCAGGGCGTCGTAACGGTAAGTGATGATCTTTTTAGGATTGTCCTTATTGAAAAAAGAGTAAGTCTGATCATCTACTTTTTCCAGGACATAGCCTTTTTCCGGATGATCGTTTACCCACTTGGCGGGATTACTTAAAAAACTCGTCAAGAGACTGACAAAGTAAAGATTCTTAGGCGCGTCCAGGCCGCCTTCTGAACCTGTCGTGAGATCCGTCTGGCCGGTAACGATGATAAAAAGCTGGTGCTTCACCTGGGAATAATAATCGCCCATCCACATCGACCACCAGCCGGGCCGTTCCAGCTTACTGGAAAAGACCAGCTTCGCCCGGGACAGCTGAGGCATCGAGACACCCAGCGAACTCGTTGGTTCCAGATAAAATTTAATATGTACGGCGGACTGCTGTAATAGCGTGTCTGTATTATAGAGCACGATGGGCACATATAGTATACCGGTGTTTGCCGGGATCACATAGTGGGGCTCGATGGCTTTATAATGCTTTCCCGCAACAGCCGTAGTGGAATCCGGATCTACCTTCAGGATAAAGTCCCGGTCCTTGTCAGATCGGAGACCTTCCAGTTTGACCGGCAAATAAACCGTATCTGACGCTTTTTCGGGCGTATAGGCAAATGTATAAAGCAGGCTGTCCCGTTCAGCCGCCGTCAGTTCAAAATAAACGCTGGCCGGACTATTATATAACGTCAGTTCACTTTTTTTGCAGCCAGTTGAAACCGCTGCCAGCATGCCTAAAAAAACTCCTATCGTATAACGCATATACCACTTAATTTTTAACGATGACCAAATTCAATTTCATTATCGGGAAGCGGCAGGACAAACACGGACGGGCTGGCAGGGATCTGTGTGCCTGCGTGGCCCTGGATCGGTTGGTTCAACCGTTTATACATATAAAACACCTGCCCCTCACCCAGGAACTCCTTGCGCGCTTCACGAATCAGCGCACTGATGAACTGATTTTTATCCGTCGCGGTAAAGGGCTGCCCTATTCCCCGGTGGACACGTACGGAGTCAACATAACTCAGCGCCTTTTGCTTATCCTGATCAAAGCTCGCTTCTGCTGCTATATAATACATCTCACTGAGCCGGATCGCGGGTAAAGTCTGCGGGTAAAAATTTGAGCTCAGGTCATCTTCGTCACCATCCGGATTACGGGCATATTTCTGCAGTTCCAGATTGCCATCTACCGCCACCTGCAGCCACCTTTTAAAACGCAGATCCTCTCCACCGACACCACTGGTTTCATAAATGCGGGCCGCATCTTCTTTGGACAGAAATAAGCCGGCGGAACCGGTTTCAAATCGGGACCTTAGCTCTGACACACTCCAGGGGGCATACCATCCGAAAATAACCTCCTTATACAAGAGCAGGTCTTGCTTCTCAGGATCCGTGTTCAAAAAATCCTCCTGTCGGGTCCAGGGGAATTTAGCAGTCTGTATGACTTCCATGGCACTGGCCAGGGCCTCTGTTTTCTTCTGGTCATATAGATATACCCTGGCAAGAGTGGCCATGACTGCATAATAGTTAAACCGGTTGCGGCGCATCTGCATAAAAAGAGAAGGGTCGGTATTTTCTGTCGCGGAATCACTGCCCGGATAATCCACCACGTAGGCAGCGGTCTGGATCGGGTCGGTACCGGCTAGTAAGCCCTTCGCGGCGGTCAGGTCTTTTTCTATGGCCTCCATCACTTCTGCGGGCGAGGAGGTCTTGGTTACCTTATTACTATAGGTCGTTACATAGGGGATACCCTGAGCGCCATTGCTGATCACAGAACTGCCGAAAAGGCGGAACAGGTCAAAATGAAGATAGGCTCTGAGACCCAGCGCTTCACCCTTGATCAGGTTATAATGATTGCCGGAAAACAGCTGCTCATGGCCTTCCAGATGCTCCAGGATCAGGTTCAGGTTGACAATGCCGTTATAGAGTCCCGACCAGATATTATCCCGCCTCGCGATAAAATCCGCATCCTTAAAATCAAACTTCTCCGTTTTCAGGTAGGACCAGGGGTCTATCTGTGTAGACAAAGTATAGTCCTGGGCCATGACATCCGGCAGGCCGGTTGTCAGCTCTGCCCCATACAGATCAGTACTGGCCAGCCGGATGTAAACGCCATTTAAGGCTTCCTCAAAACCAGCTTCAGTGGTAAACAGTTCATCTGCCGCCACATCAGACTTCGGCTGAATATCCAGCCATTTATTACAGCCTGTCATCGTTATAAGGACGATCAGTACCGAAGCCAGCAGGACGCCCGGCTGACTCATTTTACCCCGATAATCATTTATTCTTTTGAATTGCTTTTGCATCATAGCTGTTGTTTTTAAAATCTTCCTGTCAGTGAAATATTAAAACTCCTCGCAAAAGGATAATCAATGCCTCTTTCCTGGCTGATGGAAGACCACCTGACCAGATTATTCATGGTAAAGGCCACCCGCAGCGATTTAATGCTGGACCGGAGTAAATGCGCTTTAGGCAGGTCATAGGAAAGATAGAGCGACTGCAGTTCCAGTACATTATCTTTTTGTACAAACCGGGACACGGTCTGCGTCTGACCCAGATCCGCTATATTTTTATAAAAAGCGTGATCTCCCGGTGCTTTCCACTTATCGGCAAAGACCCGGCTGTCCACATTGTAGCGCGGATCCGCATTTTCCACCCGGTCCACCAGGGTCTGGTTGTAATGATCCCCGCCCCACCTGGTATAGAAATTAAAATTGAGGTTGAAGTTTTTATACCGGATACTAGACCCAAAATAGCCTTCAGCTTTTGGCTGATCAATGCCGACAGGCCGGATATCCCGCGCGTCCCAGTCAAAGGTCCGCGTACCATCTTTTTTCACATAGACCTCCCGGCCGCTTTCCGGATCAATCCCCAGTGAAGGAACGGCATAGATAGTATTAAGGGATTGTCCTTCTACATAATGCAGTAATGGCACCCCCTGATTGGCGGCATCCATCTGCGCCTCATCCACATCATTGTTGTAAGCCTTTAAGGCATCCGAAATTTTTACGATAATATTCTCGTTATGCACCAGGTTGGTCGTCAGGTTCCAGTTAAAATCCTTACCCCGTATGACATTATACTGAAAGCTCAGTTCCCAGCCCTTGTTTTCCATATCGCCGATATTGTCAAGATAGGACGCAAAACCCGTAGAAGGCGGCAAGGTGACCGAAGCAATCAAGCCACTTGTCCTTTTTATATAGTACCGGGGCATGATCTGCAGGCGGTCCTGTAAAAACCCAAGTTCCAGCCCCAGATCATAGTTACGGGTCTTCTGCCACTGCAGATCCTCATTGCCGTAATTATTGACAATGGCGCCCGGCCCCGTACTGTACCAATTATTCATATAATAACTATAGGTCGTCTGCGCCATGTAGGGGGAGAAAGAAACAGATCCGGTAAGCCCGGTGCTGGCCCTGATTTTAAAGCGGCTGAAAGGACTTCCCTCCATAAAAGATTCCTTATGCATGTTCCAGCCCAGGCCGAGCGCCGTAAAAGGAGCCATCCTTCTGTCCTTCCCGAAAGTAGAGGAACCATCCTCTCTGAATGTAAAATCCATCAGGTATTTATCCCTGTAGGAATAGTTGAGCGATGTAAACAGTCCGATCAGCCTGTTTTCCTGATAATCACTGTAAGGTGTGGCATCCTCTGCATAACCGGAGGCGAAGCCGATGTCCGAGAATTTATCATTGGAAAAACCAATGGCCGTAAAGGCCTTGTAATCTGCCTTGGTCGTACGGATATTACCGCCCGCAACCAGGTTCACAAAATGCAGGCCGATCTGGCGGTTAAAGTTCAGGGTCAGGCTCCCGTCCAGATTTGTCGCCACCTGGTTATTATAATCGTATTGCCCACGTTCCTCTAAACGATCCGCACCATAATTGTAAAAAGCATTTGAGAAAGGCGATGTAAAATGATCACCGGTAGTCCGGATCTGCTGGATACTTAATTGTCCGCGCAGTCTCAGCCCTCTGGCCATGGTCCAGTCGGCAGAAAAAGCGTCAATAACTTCCAGATATTCGCTGCGGCTGAATCCCCCCAGTGTCGCATCATACATCGGATTGAGCACAGGCGACAGATAGGTACCTCCATTGGAATAGCTGCGGGTCCAATCGTCTACAGACTGTAAAATGGCGCCCGCTGAATCCCGGATAGGATAATAGGGGTTCATTCTTACATAATCTGCAAAACGGCCGTAAGGAGAATCCTCGCCGTTCATTTTTGTGACCGAAAGGTTATTTCTGAAAAGCAATTTACTGCCCAGATTATAGGCCAGATTCAGTTCCGTACTGTACCGGTCCC containing:
- a CDS encoding RagB/SusD family nutrient uptake outer membrane protein, yielding MMQKQFKRINDYRGKMSQPGVLLASVLIVLITMTGCNKWLDIQPKSDVAADELFTTEAGFEEALNGVYIRLASTDLYGAELTTGLPDVMAQDYTLSTQIDPWSYLKTEKFDFKDADFIARRDNIWSGLYNGIVNLNLILEHLEGHEQLFSGNHYNLIKGEALGLRAYLHFDLFRLFGSSVISNGAQGIPYVTTYSNKVTKTSSPAEVMEAIEKDLTAAKGLLAGTDPIQTAAYVVDYPGSDSATENTDPSLFMQMRRNRFNYYAVMATLARVYLYDQKKTEALASAMEVIQTAKFPWTRQEDFLNTDPEKQDLLLYKEVIFGWYAPWSVSELRSRFETGSAGLFLSKEDAARIYETSGVGGEDLRFKRWLQVAVDGNLELQKYARNPDGDEDDLSSNFYPQTLPAIRLSEMYYIAAEASFDQDKQKALSYVDSVRVHRGIGQPFTATDKNQFISALIREARKEFLGEGQVFYMYKRLNQPIQGHAGTQIPASPSVFVLPLPDNEIEFGHR
- a CDS encoding PKD-like family lipoprotein is translated as MRLHKVFSYSSVLCLGLVLLVSSCYKDKGNYTYQLPAAPVIRNMDSVYEVFVGDSLVIAPDVQLQGSTAGQLKYSWTIHVPPVTASDTDRHYEGKDLRIIFGLGPKSFTGRFAIENTANGMKYFKDFTLVGKTAFSKGMTVLSSEAEKTVLSFIKPDGTVQPYLFEAVNPGQSLPSAPTQILAIPEAYQPPVASYWIFGKSGENTGIQVDANDFKVIKTLKDNFFDAPKGSLLPNHMFVNPLGVISGIIGDRLYNGTTSTWNQAPTYGMFGQGAAGDYSLSPEMVFDYTGTFGPGNYIGFDQHKKQFVRFNLYGDATFFGPDYVVKGDSFDPKNVGMDLMHLQQIAGGLCFGYFIAPNDSIYECSMKTNFNGPFEFEALTRRPFARQELISPATLWAATSSQILFFSYKDKVYRYNPINEDFRLVKTAFGGKTVTMVKLQDANTLVVGTEGTLYFLDIRTGQDGTLIKKIEGLPGKIIDMAFREQ
- a CDS encoding PD-(D/E)XK nuclease family transposase, producing the protein MEAGVGGVKKRCGLQALFGRKGHKDAVAIPFLRAFWGHRTEINDLVLQSADFLGDTQDARNVLPDVVWQEPETRAVFVTEMQRQEQDFYFDRISLYEGKTRAMYAEKGRGWNFEQVPIFVLGLADFDLGRKGPDVWMYEYVSMDADGRGELFNNKDWKMMIDLPKAAINKPTAYSERDKWLFLLNNFHRLGGDFNIKHTELPAFLKDGSFDQVLSIAENLNRIKMEEFMDMVLELRLRDRIRAGEKRGEKRGEARGEARGEARGEARGKEWARREMIKRFLQSFPDLKKAPHKVASLLGVDAQLVKSVLTA
- a CDS encoding TlpA disulfide reductase family protein — translated: MRTPQIINGAVNAVTYSFAAKKNEVKSRPAGLMLFIILMIMTVFSLKGFAQQQRFTLNGNIANLPDGEVYLGFGTFGKMKADTVVTKDGKFSITDTISEPCFAMLFNHDYSLKVDLYLDKGMITVKGDLNAIYDVGVKGSPVVNEYAAYNHAQLQSRKPVQAVYEKWMAAYKAGDSVAAQNYKTAFESARNTQNDLSRKLQMDFIKSHPGSIAAAWELLHYVNDNTLEESKALFAGFSQAVQHSQQGLELGDRIATLSRVQVGKNAPGFAQADTAGLSVKLADYKGKYVLLEFWASWCAPCRAESPNVLKAYDRFHDKGFTVLSVSLDNDKAKWLQAIKKDGLLWQQVSDLKGWKNEVAALYGIHAVPANFLIDPKGKIIAQNLRGEALQEKLDQLF
- a CDS encoding DUF4843 domain-containing protein is translated as MRYTIGVFLGMLAAVSTGCKKSELTLYNSPASVYFELTAAERDSLLYTFAYTPEKASDTVYLPVKLEGLRSDKDRDFILKVDPDSTTAVAGKHYKAIEPHYVIPANTGILYVPIVLYNTDTLLQQSAVHIKFYLEPTSSLGVSMPQLSRAKLVFSSKLERPGWWSMWMGDYYSQVKHQLFIIVTGQTDLTTGSEGGLDAPKNLYFVSLLTSFLSNPAKWVNDHPEKGYVLEKVDDQTYSFFNKDNPKKIITYRYDALAGSFFFIDENGDQVH
- a CDS encoding SusC/RagA family TonB-linked outer membrane protein, translated to MHKKKQLIWSLLMVMTTLLFVQMSYGQKVNLPKKRLHLEALFKLIRTQTGYEFLYNSDMLENLPAITVEARDLPVEKLLDKSLSGLPLTYTILDDKTIVIRRKPAAQKKGENKPMPVQKKQLSGRVLDDEGRPVDGASVFIIGTQQGTLTDENGQFNIAVPEGQGNDSLSVSFIGFVSRHLKIDFRSSAAMKIVLSPTVHEAASVMVSTGYQLINKDSYTGTAVIVSGEELKKVNPQSILQSLQVFDPSFKIAENNLVGSNPNSLPQINVRGSTAMPSGSEGSIISRNNLSGTVNLPTFILDGYEVDVQKIFDLDINRVKSITLLKDAAATAVYGSRAANGVVVITTVPPKAGKLSLSYDVNLNIATPDLSEYHVLNSQQKLAYEKMAGLYDPANNPGLYEDQLNDLYYHKKELVLSGVNTDWLSQPVRTAVGQKHTLFLEGGTSALRYGLSLRYQTSPGVMKGSSRDRYSTELNLAYNLGSKLLFRNNLSVTKMNGEDSPYGRFADYVRMNPYYPIRDSAGAILQSVDDWTRSYSNGGTYLSPVLNPMYDATLGGFSRSEYLEVIDAFSADWTMARGLRLRGQLSIQQIRTTGDHFTSPFSNAFYNYGADRLEERGQYDYNNQVATNLDGSLTLNFNRQIGLHFVNLVAGGNIRTTKADYKAFTAIGFSNDKFSDIGFASGYAEDATPYSDYQENRLIGLFTSLNYSYRDKYLMDFTFREDGSSTFGKDRRMAPFTALGLGWNMHKESFMEGSPFSRFKIRASTGLTGSVSFSPYMAQTTYSYYMNNWYSTGPGAIVNNYGNEDLQWQKTRNYDLGLELGFLQDRLQIMPRYYIKRTSGLIASVTLPPSTGFASYLDNIGDMENKGWELSFQYNVIRGKDFNWNLTTNLVHNENIIVKISDALKAYNNDVDEAQMDAANQGVPLLHYVEGQSLNTIYAVPSLGIDPESGREVYVKKDGTRTFDWDARDIRPVGIDQPKAEGYFGSSIRYKNFNLNFNFYTRWGGDHYNQTLVDRVENADPRYNVDSRVFADKWKAPGDHAFYKNIADLGQTQTVSRFVQKDNVLELQSLYLSYDLPKAHLLRSSIKSLRVAFTMNNLVRWSSISQERGIDYPFARSFNISLTGRF